One window of Branchiostoma lanceolatum isolate klBraLanc5 chromosome 6, klBraLanc5.hap2, whole genome shotgun sequence genomic DNA carries:
- the LOC136436826 gene encoding uncharacterized protein: MMTSDPGVTYYEVSGIVIKPPGIAALSLIGAGALGVFLFIAVFMYMFLKEQRTVSSRVNTPAPLPTISGGRIHERLREETTDSFDGAELVSLSPSEIMTLPWSWHEGLNNLVRAETTHTIVAE; the protein is encoded by the exons ATGATGACTTCTGACCCTGGGGTCACGTACTATGAAGTCTCAGGAATTGTCATCAAACCTCCTGGAATCGCGGCGCTGAGCCTGATCGGCGCGGGGGCGCTTGGCGTGTTCCTCTTTATCGCAgtcttcatgtacatgtttttgaaaGAACAGAGAACTGTATCATCAAGAGTTAACACTCCCGCCCCGCTGCCGACCATATCCGGAGGGCGAATACACGAGAGGCTCCGAGAGGAGACAACGGACAGTTTTGATGGAGCGGAACTTGTATCACTGTCACCATCAGAG ATCATGACCTTGCCATGGAGTTGGCACGAAGGTTTG AACAACTTGGTGCGTGCAGAGACAACCCACACTATAGTGGCAGAATGA